One part of the Natronorubrum sediminis genome encodes these proteins:
- the glmS gene encoding glutamine--fructose-6-phosphate transaminase (isomerizing) — MCGIVGYVGTKRDAIDVLLDGLSCLEYRGYDSAGVALASDPLDIYKRQGELSALESAVPTADLRGPACGIGHTRWSTHGPPSDRNAHPHADESDRVAVVHNGIIENYQSLRDELSADGVTFTSETDTEVVPHLIGRALEAGRSPEAAFRAAIDRIEGSYAIAAVFADSDAIYATRKASPLVLGIGDEGYHLASDAPAFVEYTDRVCYLEDGQFVRLEADGIAVTDANGSPVETTVETLEWDAEDAGKSGYDHYMHKEIHEQPTALRQCLRGRVDELNGTVTLEELDSVGSVSDVQLVACGTSYHAAVFGASLLCDRGVHATAMLASEYSSERVPVDSSTLVVGVTQSGETADTMRALREANKAGGETVAVTNTVGSSAARECDHALYIRAGPEIGVAATKTFASQQVALTLLACHLGGEATHELVRALRDVPDQIQTILDTSQATSIAQTYVDSDAFFFIGRGSQYPVALEGALKLKEISYEHAEGFAAGELKHGPLALVTAETPVFALVTGDDEQARKTVSNVKEVKARGAPVVAVTDGRSDVDRYADHVLEVPPSTDIGTAITANVQLQLVAYWIAHELGRSIDKPRHLAKSVTVE; from the coding sequence ATGTGTGGAATCGTCGGCTACGTCGGGACGAAACGCGACGCCATCGACGTCCTACTCGACGGCCTCTCCTGCCTCGAGTATCGGGGCTACGACTCGGCGGGAGTCGCGCTGGCGAGCGATCCACTCGACATCTACAAACGACAGGGAGAGCTCTCGGCCCTCGAGTCCGCGGTTCCGACGGCGGATCTCCGCGGGCCAGCCTGTGGCATCGGTCACACGCGCTGGAGCACGCACGGACCGCCATCGGACCGGAACGCGCACCCACACGCAGACGAGTCGGATCGGGTTGCCGTCGTCCACAACGGAATTATCGAGAACTACCAGTCGCTTCGCGACGAGCTCTCGGCCGACGGCGTGACATTCACGAGCGAGACGGACACGGAGGTCGTCCCCCACTTGATTGGTCGCGCGCTGGAGGCGGGACGCTCACCCGAAGCCGCGTTTCGTGCCGCGATCGATCGCATCGAGGGGAGCTACGCTATCGCGGCCGTCTTCGCCGATTCGGACGCCATCTACGCGACCCGGAAAGCGTCGCCGCTCGTCCTCGGGATCGGCGACGAGGGCTACCACCTCGCGAGCGATGCACCGGCGTTCGTCGAGTACACGGACCGCGTGTGCTACCTCGAGGACGGACAGTTCGTTCGCCTCGAGGCCGACGGAATCGCCGTCACGGACGCGAACGGCTCCCCCGTCGAGACGACGGTCGAAACGCTCGAGTGGGACGCCGAGGACGCCGGTAAGAGCGGGTACGACCACTACATGCACAAGGAGATTCACGAGCAGCCGACGGCCCTTCGCCAGTGTCTACGCGGGCGCGTCGACGAACTGAACGGGACGGTCACGCTCGAGGAACTCGACTCCGTTGGGTCGGTTTCAGACGTTCAACTCGTGGCGTGTGGAACGTCGTATCACGCCGCCGTCTTCGGCGCGTCGTTGCTCTGCGATCGCGGCGTTCACGCGACGGCAATGCTGGCCAGCGAGTACTCGAGCGAACGGGTGCCGGTCGATTCTTCGACGCTCGTCGTCGGCGTCACCCAGAGCGGTGAGACCGCCGACACGATGCGGGCACTTCGGGAGGCAAACAAGGCCGGTGGGGAGACCGTCGCCGTGACGAACACCGTCGGCAGCTCGGCCGCTCGCGAGTGCGACCACGCGCTGTACATCCGCGCTGGCCCGGAGATCGGCGTCGCAGCGACGAAGACGTTCGCGAGCCAGCAAGTCGCCCTGACGTTGCTCGCCTGTCACCTCGGCGGCGAAGCTACTCACGAACTGGTTCGCGCGCTGCGAGACGTCCCCGACCAGATTCAGACGATCCTCGACACCTCCCAAGCCACCTCAATTGCACAGACGTACGTCGACTCGGACGCGTTTTTCTTCATCGGTCGTGGCTCCCAGTATCCCGTCGCACTCGAGGGCGCACTCAAACTCAAGGAGATCTCCTACGAGCACGCCGAAGGGTTCGCCGCGGGCGAGTTGAAACACGGGCCGCTGGCGCTCGTCACCGCGGAGACGCCGGTCTTTGCACTCGTCACCGGCGACGACGAACAGGCCCGCAAGACTGTGAGCAACGTTAAAGAGGTCAAAGCCCGCGGTGCACCCGTCGTCGCGGTGACCGACGGGCGCAGCGACGTGGACCGGTACGCCGATCACGTCCTCGAGGTGCCGCCGTCGACCGACATCGGGACCGCGATCACGGCGAACGTCCAGTTACAACTCGTCGCGTACTGGATCGCCCACGAGTTAGGTCGATCGATCGACAAGCCACGGCACCTGGCGAAGAGCGTGACCGTCGAGTAG
- a CDS encoding type II toxin-antitoxin system VapC family toxin translates to MKLCDTSVLVDIDRGGVTERVRKLDDEGRHAISAVTVTELRHGVNKRYEDEASRQDALEELERLLARFDLVDIDRAVSTAAADIITSLQRQGKPLHDLHDVYVGATATVEQVPVLTANVDHFERMDAVSVADWTTY, encoded by the coding sequence ATGAAACTCTGTGACACGTCGGTGCTGGTCGATATCGACCGGGGTGGTGTCACAGAGCGCGTCCGAAAACTCGACGACGAAGGACGCCACGCGATTAGCGCCGTCACGGTCACTGAACTCCGCCACGGTGTCAACAAGCGATACGAAGATGAAGCGTCTCGGCAGGATGCACTCGAGGAACTCGAGCGACTGTTGGCCCGATTCGACCTCGTCGATATCGATAGAGCTGTGAGCACCGCAGCGGCGGACATCATCACGTCGTTGCAACGACAGGGGAAGCCACTCCACGACCTCCACGATGTGTACGTCGGTGCGACAGCAACGGTCGAACAAGTACCGGTCCTTACCGCGAACGTCGATCACTTCGAACGGATGGATGCCGTATCCGTCGCCGATTGGACGACCTACTGA
- a CDS encoding antitoxin VapB family protein has protein sequence MSKNIAISDDVYRDLKREKGDRSFSDVIRDHLEDRRELADVTGTGILDHDVHDDVKDDIEQLSRGTMTRLDDETL, from the coding sequence ATGAGCAAGAATATCGCGATCTCGGACGACGTGTACCGAGATCTCAAACGCGAAAAAGGGGATCGAAGCTTCAGCGATGTCATTCGCGACCACCTCGAAGATCGCCGGGAACTCGCAGACGTTACTGGAACGGGGATTCTCGATCACGACGTACACGACGATGTCAAAGACGATATTGAACAGTTGAGTCGGGGAACGATGACGAGGCTCGACGATGAAACTCTGTGA
- a CDS encoding phage repressor protein produces MVERVPWMAPVDYEILLFFEDHPILLSPRILAVNIEYDRQYVSRRCSALTEAGLLESVDTGLYQLSETGEAYLEGDVDASDLEQE; encoded by the coding sequence ATGGTCGAGCGAGTTCCCTGGATGGCACCTGTAGACTACGAGATTCTCCTCTTCTTCGAGGACCATCCAATCCTGCTCTCTCCGAGGATACTCGCGGTCAATATCGAATACGACCGCCAATACGTGAGTCGGCGGTGCAGTGCGTTGACAGAAGCAGGACTGTTGGAGTCCGTCGATACCGGCCTGTATCAACTCAGTGAGACTGGAGAAGCGTATCTCGAGGGTGACGTCGACGCGAGCGACCTCGAGCAAGAGTAA
- a CDS encoding PGF-CTERM sorting domain-containing protein, with product MTNETTYREKGRALFLAAMMVLSVVAMSAAFAGAAAADTNSDLAEETGADVAYDDYSALSDAWIGQEITVAGFDDDSVNGNGELGDDADGEYIEIREGADTSDGDAETITSQQIEEYEDVDGEDHYAATFNTDELEDGEPYHIVNLGLSGEDRENHAEVFNAETEDLEVTLDSATVQQENNEDLIEIESDRSEQDLNVTAEDFDADDLEDIFDADDENVDDDNDVVTIEDVTDDDSLDADFSDVDTGEYEFTFEVTDTGTSDDVVIPVTDEEASWSFDDIEHVEQGEIAEIPIETENTDEAIVELGEDTDSINWTVPVENIEDNNATLEFNTADVDSNDNGWSVADDDADIGNVETEGVGSLDDDRLPVYTWELAIGQTAADDDEVFLADDFSTLEVGETEPTGNISLQTAPSGEVESYEDYNDSDDITETDTLANEDQLFISIDDYGIEGEVESLLDGEVTDAGDLEEELGINIELSEESSGPVDSSTTWFSNDSADGDDDQEQSLDLELLNTEAEDYDGEFILKVNVDDTTDFGDEENEGTSYDGEMTIDDGHPYIEDEDDSFSESFSLDFVERTLEFDDIDTMAAEDDATLTGTSSVAPGTNLDATAQSPGEEGGFYVVGDGEVVASDEDDHTAEIKFDLEGEDVGALFDIQDIEADDGPEADDIEDIELTEGDEEPEQDLDVDVDTPTLTDEESGAVDVTVSNNLDDDVGADVTFTLDGEDHSEELSIDAEGDDVASFDVDGEDLGAGDHDISINVTSDDAEDPGEEEGTLSISEAGDDDDDDSDDSDDSDDDGDDDTPGFGVAVAVVALLGAAMLALRQQN from the coding sequence ATGACAAACGAAACAACCTACCGCGAAAAGGGACGCGCACTGTTCCTTGCCGCGATGATGGTTCTCTCCGTTGTTGCCATGTCCGCAGCGTTTGCGGGGGCGGCGGCGGCGGATACCAATTCCGACCTTGCAGAGGAAACCGGTGCGGACGTAGCGTATGATGATTACTCTGCCCTTAGTGATGCTTGGATTGGCCAAGAAATCACTGTTGCAGGATTTGATGATGACTCGGTCAATGGCAATGGAGAGTTAGGTGACGATGCTGACGGTGAATATATTGAAATCCGTGAAGGTGCTGACACCTCTGATGGCGATGCAGAGACCATCACGAGTCAGCAAATTGAGGAATACGAAGATGTCGATGGTGAGGACCACTACGCTGCCACCTTCAATACAGACGAGCTTGAAGATGGTGAGCCATACCACATCGTAAACCTTGGCCTGTCCGGCGAGGACCGTGAAAACCACGCTGAAGTCTTTAACGCTGAAACAGAAGATCTCGAAGTTACACTAGACTCGGCCACTGTTCAGCAAGAAAATAATGAGGATCTGATCGAAATTGAATCCGATCGTTCTGAACAAGACCTCAATGTGACTGCTGAAGACTTCGACGCAGATGACCTCGAAGATATCTTCGATGCTGATGATGAGAATGTCGATGACGATAACGATGTCGTCACAATCGAAGATGTAACTGATGATGACTCCCTGGATGCTGATTTCTCTGATGTCGACACTGGGGAATACGAGTTTACCTTTGAAGTAACTGACACCGGAACGTCAGATGATGTAGTCATTCCAGTTACTGATGAGGAGGCATCGTGGAGCTTCGACGATATTGAACACGTCGAGCAGGGTGAAATCGCTGAAATCCCTATTGAAACTGAAAACACCGACGAAGCTATCGTCGAACTTGGTGAAGACACGGACTCGATAAATTGGACTGTCCCCGTAGAGAATATCGAAGATAACAATGCCACCCTCGAGTTCAACACAGCAGATGTTGATAGCAATGACAACGGTTGGAGTGTTGCCGATGACGACGCAGATATTGGCAACGTAGAGACAGAAGGTGTCGGTAGCCTCGACGATGACCGACTACCGGTCTACACGTGGGAACTCGCAATTGGTCAGACTGCTGCTGACGACGACGAAGTGTTCCTTGCCGACGACTTCAGCACCCTCGAAGTGGGTGAAACCGAACCTACCGGAAACATCTCGCTCCAAACCGCACCAAGTGGTGAGGTAGAGTCCTACGAGGACTACAACGATTCGGATGACATCACGGAGACTGATACCCTCGCAAACGAGGATCAGCTCTTCATCAGCATCGATGACTACGGCATCGAGGGTGAAGTAGAGTCACTGCTCGACGGTGAAGTTACTGATGCTGGAGACCTTGAAGAAGAATTAGGAATCAACATTGAATTGAGCGAAGAATCGTCGGGTCCTGTTGACTCGTCTACCACTTGGTTCTCCAATGATAGTGCAGATGGTGACGATGACCAGGAACAAAGCCTCGACCTAGAACTCCTCAATACAGAAGCTGAGGACTACGATGGCGAGTTCATCCTCAAAGTCAATGTTGATGATACTACTGACTTTGGTGATGAAGAAAACGAGGGTACCAGCTACGATGGTGAGATGACCATCGACGATGGACACCCTTACATCGAGGATGAAGACGATTCCTTCTCGGAATCGTTCTCCCTTGACTTCGTTGAGCGGACCCTCGAATTCGATGATATCGATACGATGGCCGCAGAAGATGATGCAACATTGACCGGCACGTCATCCGTTGCACCTGGAACTAACCTAGATGCTACCGCACAATCGCCCGGCGAAGAAGGTGGCTTCTACGTGGTTGGTGACGGAGAAGTAGTCGCTAGCGACGAAGATGACCACACAGCCGAAATTAAATTTGATCTCGAAGGAGAGGATGTTGGAGCTCTCTTCGACATTCAGGACATAGAAGCCGATGATGGTCCTGAAGCAGATGATATCGAGGATATCGAACTGACTGAAGGCGACGAAGAGCCTGAACAAGACCTCGATGTCGACGTTGACACGCCAACCCTCACCGACGAGGAATCCGGCGCTGTTGACGTGACGGTCTCCAATAACCTCGACGACGATGTCGGTGCAGACGTTACCTTCACCCTCGACGGTGAAGATCACAGCGAGGAACTCAGCATTGACGCCGAAGGCGACGATGTCGCGTCCTTCGACGTTGACGGTGAAGACCTCGGTGCTGGCGATCACGACATCAGCATTAACGTGACCTCCGACGATGCCGAGGACCCAGGGGAGGAAGAGGGTACCCTGAGTATCTCCGAAGCCGGAGATGACGACGATGACGATTCGGACGACTCCGATGACTCTGACGACGACGGCGACGACGACACGCCTGGCTTTGGCGTTGCCGTCGCCGTTGTCGCCCTGCTCGGAGCCGCCATGCTGGCACTCCGACAGCAGAACTAA
- a CDS encoding VOC family protein, translating to MDGTVDHTMIRVSDLEESLEWYQTHLAYEEKDRFEGDDFTIVYLGPEQLHEDGALLELTHNEGEDIEIGDAWGHVAVRVPDGELEEHYEQLMDQGVEDYRDPESCNGRYAFVKDPDGHEIEIVQRDPEEGALWSLDHTMIRVEDADEALGFWTRKFEYDEVGRWESDSFANYFVEPSDAAPEAMSVELTYNYDGRSYTQENGWGHLCVRVDDLEEDWEQLLVREAPDYRDPESNDDMYAFTKDQDGHEIELLERDPDADSLFPF from the coding sequence ATGGACGGCACTGTCGACCACACGATGATCCGCGTCTCGGATCTCGAGGAATCGCTCGAGTGGTACCAGACCCATCTCGCGTACGAGGAGAAAGATCGCTTCGAGGGTGACGACTTCACCATCGTCTATCTCGGGCCCGAGCAGCTACACGAGGACGGCGCACTGCTCGAGCTTACGCACAACGAGGGCGAGGACATCGAAATCGGCGACGCGTGGGGGCACGTCGCGGTTCGGGTTCCTGACGGCGAACTCGAGGAACACTACGAGCAACTGATGGACCAGGGCGTCGAGGACTACCGTGATCCCGAGAGCTGTAACGGTCGGTACGCGTTCGTCAAGGACCCGGACGGCCACGAGATCGAAATCGTCCAGCGGGACCCGGAGGAGGGTGCACTGTGGTCGCTCGACCACACCATGATCCGCGTCGAGGACGCCGACGAGGCGCTTGGCTTCTGGACTCGGAAGTTCGAATACGACGAGGTCGGGCGCTGGGAGTCGGACTCGTTCGCGAACTACTTCGTCGAACCGAGCGACGCCGCGCCGGAGGCGATGTCGGTCGAGTTGACCTACAACTACGACGGTCGGAGTTACACCCAGGAAAACGGCTGGGGTCACCTCTGCGTGCGCGTGGACGACCTCGAGGAGGACTGGGAGCAACTGCTGGTTCGGGAGGCCCCCGACTACCGCGACCCCGAGAGCAACGACGACATGTACGCCTTTACGAAAGATCAAGACGGCCACGAAATCGAGTTACTCGAGCGGGATCCGGACGCCGACTCGCTGTTCCCGTTCTGA
- a CDS encoding Na+/H+ antiporter NhaC family protein, with protein sequence MSDFGILSVVPPLLAIALAIVTRRPMLSLFLGIWSGAIIYTESLGLGQTFEWITTAIIYDEGFHVQILLFTILLGSGVALIWRLGGALAVRNWATNRLETQRNVGLTTWILGMLMFFDDYANTAIVGSTMREISDQLRISREKLSYIVDSTAAPVATIGLSSWVAFQLSLIAGAYEDLGADGEAPTAFETFVWSIPYNTYALLAIVMVGIIVYTGRDFGEMLDAEHRAWQTGKVNREDAQPLQEVEKDLGQPIEKQPMLRTFFAPVVVLVAVTLAGAFWTGYDAWVDEQAEEGAPTALDAAVAEDGTLQVLVDIVGAGDFAGALVWGSFAMVATAIAIGVVYDLFDLGDGVDTVLDGFRLMITAVTILVLAWTITEVAEVLETGEFVAGFVGEAIPLELLPIAVLFVAAFVAFTMGSSWATMGIVTPIAIQVTYELTGTFDMMPVIVGAVFSGAIFGDHTSPISDTSVLSSTFTGADLIDHVRTQLYYAGTVMLVVVGCYLLYGYLSVPPIVFVPMGALALVGLVYGLSEFDARRRGVEPKASSVDSPLEDGDSSSRSDSGTDLDE encoded by the coding sequence ATGTCGGACTTTGGAATACTCTCGGTCGTTCCGCCATTGCTCGCAATCGCGCTCGCGATCGTGACGCGGCGACCGATGCTCTCGTTGTTCCTTGGCATCTGGTCGGGGGCGATCATTTACACGGAGAGTCTCGGACTCGGACAGACGTTCGAGTGGATCACCACCGCGATCATCTACGACGAAGGCTTTCACGTCCAAATCCTGTTGTTTACGATCTTACTCGGCTCCGGCGTCGCGTTGATCTGGCGACTCGGTGGAGCTCTCGCCGTCAGGAACTGGGCGACGAATCGCCTCGAGACCCAGCGAAACGTCGGGCTGACGACGTGGATCCTCGGGATGCTCATGTTCTTCGACGACTACGCCAACACGGCCATCGTCGGCTCGACGATGCGCGAGATTTCGGACCAACTGCGCATCTCCCGTGAGAAGCTCTCCTACATCGTCGACTCGACGGCCGCCCCCGTCGCGACGATCGGACTCTCGAGTTGGGTCGCGTTCCAGCTCTCGTTGATCGCGGGTGCGTACGAGGACCTCGGTGCGGACGGCGAGGCACCGACGGCGTTCGAGACGTTCGTCTGGTCGATTCCGTACAACACCTACGCGCTGTTGGCGATCGTGATGGTCGGAATCATCGTCTACACGGGTCGGGACTTCGGTGAGATGCTCGACGCCGAACACCGGGCCTGGCAGACCGGGAAGGTCAACCGTGAGGACGCCCAGCCGTTACAGGAAGTCGAGAAGGATCTCGGTCAGCCGATCGAGAAGCAGCCGATGCTGCGGACGTTCTTCGCCCCCGTCGTTGTCCTGGTCGCGGTCACCTTGGCGGGCGCGTTCTGGACGGGCTACGACGCGTGGGTCGACGAACAAGCCGAGGAGGGTGCGCCGACGGCACTCGACGCTGCTGTCGCCGAAGATGGGACACTGCAGGTACTCGTCGACATCGTCGGGGCTGGCGACTTCGCCGGGGCACTCGTCTGGGGGTCGTTCGCGATGGTCGCCACGGCAATCGCCATCGGCGTGGTCTACGACCTCTTTGATCTCGGTGACGGCGTCGATACCGTCCTCGACGGCTTCCGTCTGATGATCACCGCCGTGACGATTCTTGTCCTCGCGTGGACGATCACCGAGGTCGCCGAGGTCCTCGAGACGGGCGAGTTCGTCGCCGGCTTCGTGGGCGAGGCGATCCCGCTCGAACTCTTGCCGATCGCCGTGTTGTTCGTCGCCGCCTTCGTCGCGTTCACCATGGGGTCGTCGTGGGCGACGATGGGGATCGTGACGCCCATCGCGATTCAGGTGACCTACGAACTCACCGGGACGTTCGACATGATGCCCGTCATCGTCGGCGCGGTGTTCTCGGGGGCTATCTTCGGCGATCACACCTCGCCGATCTCCGACACCTCGGTGCTGTCATCGACGTTCACCGGGGCCGACCTGATTGACCACGTGCGCACGCAGTTGTACTACGCGGGAACGGTCATGCTCGTGGTCGTGGGCTGTTACCTGCTCTATGGCTACCTGAGCGTCCCGCCGATCGTCTTCGTACCGATGGGCGCACTCGCGCTGGTCGGCCTCGTCTACGGCCTCTCAGAATTCGACGCTCGTCGCCGAGGCGTCGAGCCGAAGGCGTCCTCCGTCGACTCCCCGCTCGAGGACGGCGACTCGAGTTCCCGCTCGGATTCAGGGACGGATCTCGACGAGTAA
- a CDS encoding OBG GTPase family GTP-binding protein, whose amino-acid sequence MGLEEEIEDIEEEIANTPYNKSTEAHIGRLKSKLAEKKEKLQNQSSAGGGTGYDVEKTGDATVALVGFPSVGKSSLLNSLTNADSETGSYEFTTLDVNPGMCKHRGANMQLLDVPGLIQGAATGKGDGKQVLSVVRNADLILFVLSVFEIEQYERLQEELYNINIRVDQDPPRVTVRPKIKDGIKITSSADQDLDEETISDVLREHGYVNADVNLGEQVDIDRLIDGLMENREYIPSITCVNKVDLIEPDYKETVDEQLRERGLDPEEVTFISAEAERGLESLKDDLWDNLDLIRVYMDKPGRGVDYEEPLMLERGSTIEDAVDKLGGEMKERFRFARVSGPSATHDEQQVGDQHVLEDEDVLKLILRR is encoded by the coding sequence ATGGGGCTCGAGGAGGAAATCGAGGACATCGAAGAGGAAATCGCCAACACGCCCTACAACAAGTCGACTGAGGCCCACATCGGCCGGCTAAAGTCGAAACTCGCGGAGAAAAAAGAGAAGCTGCAGAACCAGTCGTCTGCCGGTGGAGGGACCGGCTACGACGTCGAGAAGACGGGCGACGCGACCGTCGCGCTGGTCGGCTTTCCGAGCGTCGGGAAGTCCTCGCTGTTGAACTCGTTGACCAACGCCGACAGCGAGACTGGTTCCTACGAGTTCACGACGCTGGACGTCAACCCCGGAATGTGCAAACACCGCGGGGCGAACATGCAACTGCTCGATGTCCCCGGATTGATTCAGGGGGCAGCGACGGGCAAGGGTGACGGCAAACAGGTCCTCTCGGTCGTGCGAAACGCGGACCTCATCCTCTTCGTCCTCTCGGTGTTTGAGATCGAACAGTACGAGCGACTCCAGGAGGAACTGTACAACATCAACATCCGCGTCGATCAGGACCCGCCGCGGGTGACGGTTCGACCGAAGATCAAAGACGGGATCAAGATCACCTCGAGTGCGGATCAGGATCTCGACGAGGAGACGATCTCGGACGTGTTGCGCGAACACGGCTACGTCAACGCCGACGTGAACCTCGGCGAGCAAGTCGACATCGATCGGTTGATCGACGGGCTGATGGAAAATCGCGAGTACATTCCTTCGATCACCTGCGTGAACAAGGTCGACCTGATCGAACCCGACTACAAGGAAACCGTCGACGAGCAACTCCGCGAGCGAGGGCTCGACCCGGAGGAAGTCACCTTCATCAGCGCCGAGGCGGAGCGAGGGCTCGAGTCGCTCAAGGATGATCTCTGGGATAACTTGGACCTCATCCGGGTCTACATGGACAAGCCGGGCCGTGGCGTCGACTACGAGGAACCGCTCATGTTAGAGCGCGGGTCGACCATCGAGGACGCCGTCGACAAACTCGGCGGCGAGATGAAAGAGCGATTTCGGTTCGCCCGCGTGTCGGGGCCGAGCGCGACCCACGACGAACAGCAAGTCGGTGACCAACACGTGCTCGAGGACGAAGACGTGTTGAAACTCATTTTACGGCGGTAA
- a CDS encoding PRC-barrel domain-containing protein, whose amino-acid sequence MAEVLAKSLTTKSVVGVDGIEFGTVHNITLSPKSGTLHDLVVTPAEKIKSRSIDFETNGEGRLLIPIDRIKVVKDTIIVQ is encoded by the coding sequence ATGGCCGAAGTACTCGCGAAATCGCTGACGACGAAATCCGTCGTCGGCGTCGACGGCATCGAGTTCGGAACCGTTCACAACATCACGCTGAGTCCGAAATCCGGCACGCTACACGACCTCGTCGTCACGCCAGCCGAGAAGATCAAATCGCGATCGATCGACTTCGAGACCAACGGTGAGGGACGGCTCCTGATTCCGATCGACCGGATCAAGGTCGTCAAAGACACGATCATCGTTCAGTAG
- a CDS encoding VNG_1110C family protein, whose amino-acid sequence MSNAAQLRDSTQLVLTRSIVDALEPPLDEAFTVTIVPEGDDYYRVIGSPVEINDASDYLARRGIALE is encoded by the coding sequence ATGTCGAACGCGGCGCAGCTGCGCGACAGCACGCAACTCGTGCTCACTCGATCGATCGTCGACGCCCTCGAGCCGCCGTTGGACGAGGCGTTTACCGTGACGATCGTTCCCGAGGGCGATGACTACTACCGAGTCATCGGCAGCCCGGTCGAAATCAACGACGCAAGCGACTACCTCGCGCGTCGCGGAATCGCCCTCGAGTAA
- a CDS encoding tRNA(Ile)(2)-agmatinylcytidine synthase yields the protein MTVVGLDDTDSRERGMCTTYVAAQIAERLAREPASDSSPSGPVSRVCLVRLNPAVPYKTRGNAALAIHADVDPNRAFAIARDRLESLAETADDRTNPGLVVTGDEPETVPSDVSAFASRAIREHLEIADATALIDKHDYRSWSAGNGRGQIGALAAIGSWRARSTWTYEYISYRDSSRCGDPREVDHESVFDAAAWGYPDVWDTVDRGEDETVCVPHTPGPILYGIRGDDPDTVREVAKRIDSEPVASSHLFVTNQGTDAHLRDGTIERVSDGRAYRLDGRVASEPETRRGGHVFFTLESEPAGESRLECAAFEPTKRFREHVRALRAGDRLTVCGEVADGTLKLEKFAVRDLVRTERTTPTCPDCERTMKSAGRNQGYRCRECATSAEGKVERALERDLEKGWYEVPPCARRHIAKPLIRGGFDAPTQCER from the coding sequence ATGACCGTCGTCGGCCTCGACGATACCGACTCGAGAGAGCGCGGCATGTGCACAACGTACGTCGCCGCCCAGATCGCGGAGCGGTTGGCTCGCGAACCGGCGAGCGACAGTTCCCCTTCAGGTCCGGTCTCACGCGTCTGTCTCGTCAGACTCAACCCCGCCGTTCCGTACAAGACGAGAGGCAATGCTGCACTCGCCATCCACGCGGACGTCGACCCCAATCGAGCGTTCGCTATCGCACGAGACCGACTCGAGTCGCTCGCGGAGACGGCCGACGACCGGACGAATCCCGGACTTGTCGTCACCGGGGACGAACCCGAAACCGTTCCGTCGGATGTGAGCGCGTTCGCCAGCCGAGCGATCCGCGAGCACCTCGAGATCGCCGACGCGACGGCCCTGATCGACAAACACGACTATCGGTCGTGGTCGGCGGGGAACGGCCGTGGACAGATCGGTGCGCTTGCTGCCATCGGAAGCTGGCGGGCACGCTCGACGTGGACCTACGAGTACATCTCCTATCGTGACTCGAGTCGCTGTGGCGACCCGCGCGAGGTCGACCACGAGAGCGTCTTCGACGCGGCGGCGTGGGGCTACCCCGACGTCTGGGACACGGTCGACCGCGGTGAGGACGAAACAGTGTGTGTTCCACACACACCCGGCCCGATTCTGTACGGGATTCGGGGCGACGATCCGGATACTGTCCGGGAGGTTGCAAAGCGAATCGACAGCGAACCCGTCGCCTCGAGCCACCTCTTCGTGACGAATCAGGGAACCGACGCCCACCTGCGGGACGGAACAATCGAGCGCGTTTCGGACGGCCGCGCCTACCGTCTCGACGGGCGGGTCGCGAGCGAACCGGAAACACGTCGCGGCGGCCACGTCTTTTTCACCCTCGAGAGCGAGCCAGCGGGCGAGTCACGACTCGAGTGCGCTGCCTTCGAGCCGACGAAGCGCTTTCGTGAGCACGTCCGAGCGCTTCGCGCAGGCGACCGACTCACCGTCTGCGGCGAAGTCGCTGACGGGACGCTCAAACTCGAGAAGTTCGCGGTTCGAGACCTCGTGCGGACGGAGCGAACCACGCCGACGTGTCCCGACTGCGAGCGGACGATGAAGAGTGCTGGGCGGAATCAGGGCTATCGCTGTCGTGAGTGTGCAACGAGTGCCGAGGGAAAGGTCGAACGAGCACTCGAGCGTGACCTCGAAAAAGGGTGGTACGAGGTGCCGCCGTGTGCGAGACGACACATCGCGAAGCCGCTGATTCGCGGTGGCTTCGACGCGCCGACGCAGTGTGAACGGTAG